In Rutidosis leptorrhynchoides isolate AG116_Rl617_1_P2 chromosome 2, CSIRO_AGI_Rlap_v1, whole genome shotgun sequence, one genomic interval encodes:
- the LOC139891511 gene encoding RING-H2 finger protein ATL2-like, whose translation MSNSSFHNNQWPDDDQQQLTTSKSYAISGKIMLSVIIILFFVIIFLGVLHLYARCYLRRIYRRNETRRRNRQNRSTRIIFYTDNSAISPTASSGLDSNVLKSLPVFLYSSESKTHTPECAVCLSEFEDGEKGRVLPKCKHSFHTECIDMWFYSNSTCPLCRSPVEPVIEPETTNLVAEPGSSDGTTSGTDRRKGLIDIRIDVPSQSEFRLDRLTSPSQGFRSPGSRLMSFTRMLTMSRKSPSGVGPSGVATESDIESVDESTRSDVK comes from the coding sequence atGTCTAATTCCTCATTTCACAACAACCAATGGCCAGATGACGATCAGCAACAACTTACCACCTCAAAAAGCTACGCAATTAGCGGCAAAATCATGTTATCAGTAATTATCATCCTATTCTTCGTCATCATCTTCTTAGGCGTTCTCCATTTATACGCCCGGTGTTACCTCCGCCGTATCTACCGTCGGAACGAAACTCGCCGCCGAAACCGTCAAAATCGATCCACACGTATTATATTTTACACCGACAATAGTGCAATTTCGCCTACTGCTTCCAGTGGACTCGATTCGAATGTATTGAAATCGCTGCCGGTGTTTTTATACTCGTCGGAAAGTAAAACACATACGCCGGAATGTGCTGTGTGTTTATCGGAATTTGAAGACGGTGAGAAAGGTAGGGTTTTACCGAAATGTAAACATAGTTTTCATACAGAATGTATTGATATGTGGTTCTATAGTAATTCGACTTGTCCGCTTTGCCGGTCACCGGTCGAACCGGTTATTGAACCGGAAACGACGAATTTAGTAGCTGAACCGGGTTCGAGTGACGGAACGACGTCAGGTACGGATAGAAGGAAAGGATTAATTGATATAAGAATAGATGTACCGAGTCAGAGCGAGTTTCGGTTGGATCGGCTTACGTCACCGAGTCAAGGGTTTAGGTCACCGGGAAGTCGGTTGATGTCGTTCACGCGGATGTTAACAATGAGTAGGAAATCACCGTCTGGTGTGGGACCTAGTGGTGTGGCAACTGAGTCAGATATCGAGTCAGTTGACGAGTCAACCCGATCTGATGTCAAGTAA